TTGATTTTGAGGATATAAAAACAATTATTTCTCATCCGCAAGCATTGGCACAATGCAGAGAATATATAAGAAAAAATTTGCCAAATGCTACAGTTGTAAACGCTGATAGCACAGCAAAAGCGGTCGAAGAAATAAAAAATAGAGATGATGCTGCAGCCATAGGTAATGCAAGGGCAGCAGAAATATATGATGCAAAGATAATTGATAGAGACATACAGGATGTAAAAAATAATTTTACGAGATTTATCGTGCTTGCTCATGAAGATTCTCAATATACTGGCTGTGATAAGACAACTTTAGTATTTTCTGTTCCCAATGAGCCAGGCAGTCTTTATAATATACTTGGAGTTTTTGCCGATGAAAATATAAACATGACTAAAATCGAGTCAAGACCTTCAAGAAAAAAAATAGGTGAATATGTATTTTGGGTTGACATTGAAGGTCATAGATGCGATAATCGTATTATTAAAGCATTAGAAGTTTTGAAAGGTAAAACGGAATTTTTAAAGGTTTTAGGGTCATATCCTAAATACAAGTAAAACGGTAGAACGGAGGATTATTGTATGGTAATTGTAATGAAGCCAAATGCTACACAAAAACAAATTTCTGATGTATCAAATCTTTTATTGTCCCTCGATTTAAAACCACATATATCAAGAGGAGAAGAGCGGGTTGTAATAGGTGTAATTGGAGACAAGAAAAAGCTTAAAGAAAAAAATGTTGAGCTAATGGAAGGCGTAGAAAAAGTTATACCTATAGTAGAATCATATAAACTTGCAAGTCGGACATTTAATCCTGTGTCAACAATTGTGGATGTCAATGGTGTATCAATAGGTGGTAAAAATATAGTTATTATGGCTGGTCCATGTGCTGTAGAGAGCAAAGAACAGCTTTTTGAAAGCGCTGAAGCAGTTAAGAAATTCGGTGCTAAATTTTTACGCGGTGGTGCATATAAACCTCGCACGTCTCCATATTCCTTTCAAGGTCTTGAAAAAGAAGGACTAGAAATGCTTTATGAAGCAAAAAAATACACTGGACTTAAAATTGTGACAGAGGTAATGGATATCCATTCGATAGAAATTGTTTCTAAATATGCAGATGTATTGCAGATTGGAGCAAGGAACATGCAAAATTTTTCATTGCTTAAAGAAATTGGAAGGTCCAACATGCCTGTTCTTTTAAAAAGAGGCATTGCCGCAACAATAGAAGAGTGGCTTAACGCGGCTGAATACATTTTAAGTGAAGGCAACAAAAATGTGATACTTTGTGAAAGAGGCATAAGGACTTTTGAGCAATATACGAGAAATACTTTAGATTTAAGCGCAGTGCCTGTCATTAAAAAATTAAGTCATCTACCCATAATAGTAGATCCAAGTCATGGAACTGGCAAATCATTTTTAGTCAGCCCAATGGCAAAAGCTGCAATAGCTGCTGGTGCTGACGGCCTTATCATTGAAGTTCATCCAGATCCTAAAAATGCATTGTCTGATGGTGCTCAGTCTCTGACTCCAAAGGAATTTGAGGCCTTAACGAAAGAAATATCAAAAGTAGCAAATGCTGTAGGGCGTGATTTTATATGATTGAAAAGGTAGCAGTTGTAGGTCTGGGACTTATTGGCGGTTCTTTGGCAAAAGCTATAAAAAAATACACAGACTTAAGAATAATAGGTGTCGATGTAAGAGATGATTATATAAACGAAGCACAAGGCATAGGCATAATTGATGAAAGCTTTAAAAAGATCGAGGCACCATTAGATGCTGATGTTGTATTTATATGTACACCTGTCGGAGCGGTTATAAGTTGCATTGAAGAAATGCTGCCGTATTTAAAAGATGGCTGTATAATAACTGATGTTGGAAGTACAAAAAGAACAATAATGAATGCCATAAATGAGATAATACCTGAAAACATGTTTTTTATCGGCGGACATCCAATGACAGGTTCTGAGAAGTTCGGCTTTTTTGCAAGCAATTCTGAACTTTTTAATGGAAATAATTATTTTATCGTTCCAGGTAAAAATACACCAGTAGAAATTGTCGATGTATTTATAAATGAGATCATCAAAAAATTAGGAGCTAAACCCATATTAATAGACAGCGATTCCCATGATAAGATAGTTGGCATTGTGAGCCATGTTCCACACATACTGTCGGCTACCTTGACTAATTTTGTCTACAAGGAAGATGCTGATTCTATAAAGTTTGCTGCTGGTGGCTTTAAAGATACTACAAGGATCTCCATGTCTCAAACAGAGATGTGGAAGGACATAATTTTAAACAATAAAGAAGTAATAAAAAATTTACTTTTAGACTATGAGAATCTATTAAATGAATTTTTGTTTTACTTAGAACACGATGATATAGAATCGTTGTGCAAATTTTTTGATTCAGCTAGAGAAATCAGGAAAAGCATAGCTTCTTGACTTTAGAAAGGAATGAATATTTTTCTATGGATATAGAAATTACTAAAAAGAGGAATGTAAAAGGGGTTGTAAATGTTCCTGGCGATAAGTCCATATCTCATAGGGCTATAATGTTCGGTTCTATTGCTGAAGGAGATACTATTATTGAAGGATTCTTAAAAAGTAATGATTGTTTTTCAACAATAAACTGTATGAGAAAACTTGGTGTAAATATTAATATAGTAAAAGATGATGTCTATGTTAAAGGTAATGGTATGTATCTCCATGAAAGCCATGATATTTTAGATGCTGGCAATTCCGGTACAACGATGCGACTTTTATCAGGTATTTTAGCTGGTCAGAAATTTACAACCGTTTTAACAGGTGATGAGTCTTTAAGAAAGAGGCCTATGGCTCGAATAATAAAACCATTGAATATGATGGGGGCAGAGATATCCGCGATTGACGACAATTATGCGCCGTTAACTATAAAAGGTAATGTCCTTAAGGGAATAAATTATAAGACAGAAGTGGCAAGTGCACAAGTAAAATCGTGTATAATGCTTGCCAGCTTATATGCTGATGATGAGACAATAATAGAGGAGCCGTTTTTATCTCGGAATCACAGTGAGCTTATGCTTAATTATTTTGGCGGCAATTTTGAATCTTATGAAAATAAGATTGTGTGCCATCCTGTTGAAAGATTGCATGGCTGTAAGATTTGTGTTCCCGGCGACATATCCTCTGCGGCTTATTTTATAGTAGCTGCAAGTATTTTGCCTCAGTCAGAGATTTTAATAAAGAATGTCAATGTAAATCATACGAGAACAGGAATAATAGATGTTATAAAGAAAATGGGTGGAAATATTGAGATAAAAGATGAAAGGGTTTTAAATAATGAACCTGTTGCAGATATAATAGTAAAGTCTTCTTGCCTTAAAGGGATTGAGATTGGTGGTGAAATTATACCAAGGCTAATTGACGAGATACCTATTATAGCGGTAGCAGCGTCTTACGCTGAAG
The nucleotide sequence above comes from Thermoanaerobacterium sp. CMT5567-10. Encoded proteins:
- the pheA gene encoding prephenate dehydratase is translated as MNIYYLGPRGTFSEQALLNYLKQKDGYCVEELKTIPDIVTRLRANKGDEGLVPVENSIEGTVNVTLDMMINDAEGLKIKEEIVIPISHCLIADEIIDFEDIKTIISHPQALAQCREYIRKNLPNATVVNADSTAKAVEEIKNRDDAAAIGNARAAEIYDAKIIDRDIQDVKNNFTRFIVLAHEDSQYTGCDKTTLVFSVPNEPGSLYNILGVFADENINMTKIESRPSRKKIGEYVFWVDIEGHRCDNRIIKALEVLKGKTEFLKVLGSYPKYK
- the aroA gene encoding 3-phosphoshikimate 1-carboxyvinyltransferase, translating into MDIEITKKRNVKGVVNVPGDKSISHRAIMFGSIAEGDTIIEGFLKSNDCFSTINCMRKLGVNINIVKDDVYVKGNGMYLHESHDILDAGNSGTTMRLLSGILAGQKFTTVLTGDESLRKRPMARIIKPLNMMGAEISAIDDNYAPLTIKGNVLKGINYKTEVASAQVKSCIMLASLYADDETIIEEPFLSRNHSELMLNYFGGNFESYENKIVCHPVERLHGCKICVPGDISSAAYFIVAASILPQSEILIKNVNVNHTRTGIIDVIKKMGGNIEIKDERVLNNEPVADIIVKSSCLKGIEIGGEIIPRLIDEIPIIAVAASYAEGETVIKDAEELKVKESNRIDTMVCELKKMGADIEATNDGMIIHGRETLNGALVDSYNDHRVAMSLSIAALRAEGSTKIKNAECVNISFPDFYSVLNVL
- a CDS encoding prephenate dehydrogenase/arogenate dehydrogenase family protein yields the protein MIEKVAVVGLGLIGGSLAKAIKKYTDLRIIGVDVRDDYINEAQGIGIIDESFKKIEAPLDADVVFICTPVGAVISCIEEMLPYLKDGCIITDVGSTKRTIMNAINEIIPENMFFIGGHPMTGSEKFGFFASNSELFNGNNYFIVPGKNTPVEIVDVFINEIIKKLGAKPILIDSDSHDKIVGIVSHVPHILSATLTNFVYKEDADSIKFAAGGFKDTTRISMSQTEMWKDIILNNKEVIKNLLLDYENLLNEFLFYLEHDDIESLCKFFDSAREIRKSIAS
- the aroF gene encoding 3-deoxy-7-phosphoheptulonate synthase, whose translation is MVIVMKPNATQKQISDVSNLLLSLDLKPHISRGEERVVIGVIGDKKKLKEKNVELMEGVEKVIPIVESYKLASRTFNPVSTIVDVNGVSIGGKNIVIMAGPCAVESKEQLFESAEAVKKFGAKFLRGGAYKPRTSPYSFQGLEKEGLEMLYEAKKYTGLKIVTEVMDIHSIEIVSKYADVLQIGARNMQNFSLLKEIGRSNMPVLLKRGIAATIEEWLNAAEYILSEGNKNVILCERGIRTFEQYTRNTLDLSAVPVIKKLSHLPIIVDPSHGTGKSFLVSPMAKAAIAAGADGLIIEVHPDPKNALSDGAQSLTPKEFEALTKEISKVANAVGRDFI